From Elusimicrobiota bacterium:
TCTCTAAAAAATCATCTGCCCGTCCTTTTAACGCTTCAATTACTACATCTTTTGAACTATAACCGGTTAAAATAATAATACCCAAAGCAGCATCTATTTTCTTAATTTCCCTTAAAACTTCTAAACCATTTAAACCAGGCATCATTACATCTAAAATAACCAGGTCTACTTCGTTTGGTTTTCTAAGTATTTTTAAAGCATCTTCGCCATTACCGACATCTACTACTTCATATTCTTCAAGGTAATCCTTAAGTTCTTTCCTGAACTCCGTATCATCATCCACAATTAATATTTTCTCTGTCATAACCCTCACTTCGTTCGGGAACGCGAATTAGTGCGAATCTAAGGCATATTATCGCGAATTATTCGTTTATATCGGACTAAACCCTAATTTAAATAGTTCGTCTTTTAACCTTTTAACTTGTTTTTTTGTTTTTAACATCTCTTTTGAATTATCTATTATATAATCAGCCATTTTTGCTTTCTCAATAAGAACTATCTGTGAATTAACTCTTCTTAAAGACTCCTTCTTGGAAATATTATCACGTTTAGATAATCTTTCAATCTGCTGGCTTTTTTTACAATAAACAACAATAATTTTATCAAACATATTCTGGATCTTTGCTTCATATAAAAGAGGCACATCAACAACAATTGAAGATTGAAGATTGAAGATTGAAGATTGAAAATTAAGTTCTTTAAGTATTTTTGGATGCATGATTTTTTCCAGTTGTCTTCTTTTCCTGCTATTAGAAAAGATTATATTTGCGATTTCTTTTCTGTTTAACGTCCCAAAAAGTTTTTTTATCTTTACCTGGACATCTGTATAGTAATATACTTTTTTAGCAATATCGTCGCAGGAAATAGTTTTTATGCCTAACTTTTTAAAGTAATTTAAAACTAACGTC
This genomic window contains:
- the coaE gene encoding dephospho-CoA kinase (Dephospho-CoA kinase (CoaE) performs the final step in coenzyme A biosynthesis.); the protein is MINKINYKTRVIGLTGGIASGKTLVLNYFKKLGIKTISCDDIAKKVYYYTDVQVKIKKLFGTLNRKEIANIIFSNSRKRRQLEKIMHPKILKELNFQSSIFNLQSSIVVDVPLLYEAKIQNMFDKIIVVYCKKSQQIERLSKRDNISKKESLRRVNSQIVLIEKAKMADYIIDNSKEMLKTKKQVKRLKDELFKLGFSPI